One Sulfolobus sp. S-194 DNA segment encodes these proteins:
- the thiI gene encoding tRNA uracil 4-sulfurtransferase ThiI has protein sequence MIIIVRLAGEIGIKSPRSRKNFEHALINNIKNVINVEEVNIDQGYIILNVKGDFSKLNKVFGIASFSPADVISFSKLQDIVDFVKNKYAERVKGKKFAIRVKRVGKHNFTSLDAAKVIGSSIYPYSSGVDLENPEIEIHVDIRQDYAYVYDKVYEGAKGLPIGTTGRTIVLFSGGFDSPIATWMMMKRGSSVTLLNFKLGGELHKKIVLDEVKILSEWNSGHKIKVYFIDGIKVLSALAGVKKYIRVVVLKRIMYRTAELLAKKINAYSVTTGESLSQVSSQTMKNLFVTEFGINIPIFRPLIGFDKEEIIELARKVGTYEYSSKLPEYCAISSKSTTGANLEEVLESEKQVNTEYEKLIEEAEVVEV, from the coding sequence ATGATAATTATTGTTAGACTAGCTGGAGAGATAGGTATAAAATCTCCTAGATCAAGGAAAAATTTTGAACATGCACTTATAAATAATATTAAGAATGTCATAAATGTAGAAGAGGTTAATATTGATCAAGGTTATATTATTTTAAATGTTAAGGGAGATTTCAGTAAGTTAAATAAAGTATTTGGTATAGCTTCATTTTCTCCTGCCGATGTAATTTCCTTTTCAAAATTACAAGATATAGTTGATTTTGTAAAAAATAAGTATGCTGAAAGGGTAAAAGGAAAGAAATTTGCTATAAGGGTTAAAAGAGTTGGTAAGCATAACTTTACCAGTTTAGACGCAGCAAAAGTTATTGGAAGCAGTATCTATCCCTATTCTTCTGGAGTTGATCTTGAAAACCCAGAAATAGAGATACACGTAGATATTAGGCAAGATTATGCTTATGTTTATGATAAAGTGTATGAAGGAGCCAAGGGATTACCTATAGGAACTACCGGTAGAACTATCGTGTTATTTTCAGGAGGTTTTGATTCTCCAATAGCTACATGGATGATGATGAAAAGAGGTTCATCAGTAACTTTGCTTAATTTTAAACTAGGCGGAGAATTACACAAGAAGATAGTGTTAGATGAAGTAAAGATATTATCTGAATGGAATAGTGGTCATAAAATTAAGGTTTATTTCATTGATGGAATTAAGGTTCTTTCTGCATTAGCTGGTGTAAAAAAATATATTAGGGTAGTTGTACTAAAGCGCATAATGTATAGGACTGCAGAACTACTTGCTAAGAAGATAAATGCTTATTCGGTAACTACTGGTGAGTCATTATCGCAAGTTTCTTCTCAAACTATGAAAAACTTATTTGTTACAGAGTTCGGTATAAATATCCCAATCTTTAGACCGCTTATAGGATTTGATAAAGAGGAAATCATAGAATTAGCACGGAAAGTGGGCACTTACGAGTACTCATCAAAATTACCAGAATATTGTGCAATATCAAGTAAGTCGACTACAGGTGCTAATTTAGAAGAAGTATTAGAGAGTGAAAAACAAGTAAATACTGAATATGAAAAACTCATTGAAGAAGCTGAAGTTGTTGAAGTCTAA
- a CDS encoding winged helix-turn-helix domain-containing protein has protein sequence MELELSPPTKRVYYYLLKKKEATLRQIQEDLGFASVSAVRYHVKKLVEYGLVKETFDGKYAINKIILDDDYIVIFNNILPKSIFFSSFFLTSTILIILLMFSHPFAMEVFASLISFVASGIFLLDAIKRYLRFERTIKSGE, from the coding sequence ATGGAATTAGAGTTATCGCCGCCAACTAAAAGAGTTTATTATTATCTGTTAAAGAAGAAAGAGGCTACGTTGAGACAAATTCAGGAAGATCTTGGTTTTGCTTCAGTAAGTGCGGTGAGATATCACGTAAAGAAGCTCGTGGAATACGGTCTAGTTAAAGAAACATTTGATGGGAAATATGCTATTAATAAAATAATCTTAGATGATGATTATATAGTAATTTTCAATAATATTTTACCTAAAAGTATATTCTTTTCCTCATTCTTTTTAACCTCTACTATTCTTATTATTCTTCTTATGTTCTCTCATCCATTTGCTATGGAAGTATTTGCTTCTCTAATTAGTTTTGTGGCTAGTGGTATATTTCTTTTAGATGCTATTAAGAGATATCTTAGATTTGAAAGGACCATAAAGAGCGGAGAGTAA
- a CDS encoding phosphatase PAP2 family protein gives MWIPLTAILLIFKRTRRIAITLAASFILAIILGEASKIIMAQLRPFYYIHADLLVPPPHDYSYPSGHALIVGDGAIVLYKTSPRWLWIPFIIEALTVSYSRVYVGVHWPIDILGGWLLGSWIAYFTVDMESRGILRPIEKLFKVS, from the coding sequence GTGTGGATTCCTTTAACTGCTATTCTTTTAATATTTAAAAGGACTAGAAGGATTGCCATAACACTTGCTGCCTCCTTTATTTTAGCTATAATCCTAGGCGAAGCTAGTAAAATAATTATGGCTCAATTAAGGCCTTTCTATTATATACATGCTGACCTTTTAGTTCCGCCTCCACACGATTATAGTTATCCTTCCGGTCACGCTTTAATTGTAGGTGATGGTGCTATAGTATTATACAAAACTTCTCCTAGATGGTTATGGATTCCCTTTATTATTGAAGCATTAACAGTATCTTATTCTAGAGTTTATGTTGGTGTTCATTGGCCTATTGATATTCTGGGTGGTTGGCTATTAGGTTCCTGGATAGCTTATTTTACCGTTGATATGGAAAGTAGAGGAATACTTAGACCTATAGAGAAGCTATTTAAAGTTTCATGA
- a CDS encoding GNAT family N-acetyltransferase → MLIDGKKIDIIRAREEHAENFFEYLQSLRDDPDNYTIIRYEDVKLENIKKIKWDDNPLFLAVEEKKVVGSVQLIRGKYFGLNKQPHVAEIAYSVAKEFRGKGLIYALIFKALEEMRGIKIITAWVDERNLRSQRLLEKLGAKMLGKINYFIYSLREGIYVNMMFYLGDREEMMRRAKEEANKKGVKEY, encoded by the coding sequence ATGCTAATAGACGGAAAGAAGATAGATATTATTAGAGCTAGAGAAGAGCATGCTGAGAATTTTTTTGAATATTTGCAGTCTTTAAGAGATGATCCGGACAATTATACTATAATCAGATATGAGGACGTAAAGTTAGAAAATATAAAGAAGATAAAGTGGGATGATAACCCATTATTCTTAGCAGTTGAGGAAAAGAAAGTTGTTGGTTCTGTCCAGTTAATAAGGGGAAAATACTTCGGGTTAAATAAACAACCTCACGTTGCTGAAATTGCTTATTCTGTAGCTAAAGAATTTAGAGGCAAGGGATTAATTTATGCGTTAATATTTAAAGCCCTCGAGGAAATGCGTGGGATTAAGATCATAACTGCCTGGGTAGACGAGAGGAATTTAAGATCTCAGAGGCTATTGGAAAAGCTAGGTGCTAAAATGTTGGGTAAGATTAATTACTTTATCTACTCTTTAAGGGAGGGAATTTACGTTAATATGATGTTTTATTTAGGTGATAGAGAGGAAATGATGAGAAGGGCAAAAGAAGAGGCTAATAAAAAGGGCGTTAAAGAGTATTAA
- a CDS encoding putative integrase: protein MRQRGKKYYIYKIEKDSKSS, encoded by the coding sequence ATTCGTCAAAGAGGTAAGAAGTATTATATTTACAAGATAGAGAAGGATTCAAAGAGTAGCTAA